In Candidatus Sulfurimonas marisnigri, a single genomic region encodes these proteins:
- the cysE gene encoding serine O-acetyltransferase, whose product MGLYAEIKEDFSNAYNNDPALNSKLDFLFNYPGVWAIAWYRVASKLYNANFKSFARVIMGLTQILTNIDIHPASRIGKRVFIDHGTGVVIGETTIIEDDVLIYQGVTLGGVSLTHGKRHPTIRNGAVLGAGSKILGNIVIGEYAKIGANSVVVKDVPDNATAIGIPAHVIEKGRCKDPLMHNMLPDINKEMFEYMLKRVAVLEHILVEDNKELLEQDLELEKIYESFITAMKN is encoded by the coding sequence TTGGGACTTTATGCTGAAATAAAAGAAGACTTTTCCAATGCTTATAACAATGATCCTGCACTCAATTCAAAGCTTGATTTTTTATTTAATTACCCTGGTGTTTGGGCTATAGCTTGGTACAGAGTGGCTAGTAAACTGTACAATGCAAACTTTAAAAGTTTTGCCAGAGTAATCATGGGTTTAACTCAGATATTAACAAATATAGATATTCATCCAGCTTCAAGAATTGGAAAAAGAGTTTTCATAGACCATGGAACTGGTGTAGTTATTGGTGAAACAACAATAATAGAAGACGATGTGTTAATATACCAAGGTGTCACTCTTGGTGGCGTATCTCTAACGCATGGTAAAAGACATCCCACTATTAGAAACGGTGCTGTATTAGGTGCTGGTTCAAAGATTCTAGGAAATATAGTAATCGGCGAATATGCAAAGATTGGAGCAAATTCCGTAGTAGTTAAAGATGTTCCAGATAATGCAACTGCCATTGGCATTCCTGCACATGTAATAGAAAAAGGGAGATGTAAAGATCCTCTTATGCATAATATGCTTCCAGATATAAACAAAGAGATGTTTGAATATATGTTAAAAAGGGTTGCAGTTTTAGAACATATATTGGTTGAAGATAATAAAGAGCTACTAGAACAAGACTTAGAACTGGAAAAAATATACGAATCTTTTATTACAGCTATGAAAAATTAA
- a CDS encoding pyridoxal phosphate-dependent aminotransferase, producing MLTSRINALSESITIAISTLAQELKSQGKDVISFSAGEPDFDTPQIIKDAAIEAINSGFTKYTAVDGIPALKDAIANKLKRDNGLTYAPNQIITNNGAKHSLFNLFAVTIDKGDEVIIPSPYWVTYPELVLYHGGTVVEIETHDSSEFKITPEQLKDAITINTKMLVLTTPSNPTGSIYTRDELIALGKVLEGTKVIVASDEMYEKLIYDGEFTSAASVSDDMYQRTVTINGLSKSVAMTGWRFGYMAAHDTELIQATKKLQSQSTSNINSITQKAAIVALNGDADADIEMMRRAFAQRRDEAVKLINAIDGLSVFKPNGAFYLFVNIKELSNDSMEFCKELLAKKGIAVVPGVGFGSEGYFRFSFATNIESIRTGIKRIEEFVKELRV from the coding sequence ATGCTAACAAGTCGCATTAACGCACTATCTGAATCGATTACAATCGCAATCTCAACGCTCGCACAAGAGCTAAAGTCACAGGGTAAAGATGTCATAAGTTTTTCTGCTGGAGAACCTGATTTTGATACTCCTCAAATTATAAAAGATGCTGCTATAGAAGCTATTAACAGTGGCTTCACTAAATACACTGCTGTTGATGGAATCCCTGCTCTTAAAGATGCTATTGCTAATAAATTAAAGAGGGATAATGGATTAACCTATGCTCCTAATCAAATAATAACCAACAATGGTGCTAAACACTCTTTATTTAATCTTTTCGCTGTAACTATTGATAAGGGTGATGAAGTTATTATCCCCTCTCCATACTGGGTAACATACCCTGAGTTAGTTTTGTATCATGGTGGAACTGTAGTTGAGATAGAAACTCATGACTCCAGTGAGTTTAAAATTACTCCTGAGCAATTAAAAGATGCCATAACAATAAACACTAAAATGCTAGTGCTAACAACTCCGTCAAATCCAACTGGTTCTATTTATACAAGAGATGAACTAATCGCACTTGGAAAAGTTCTAGAAGGTACAAAAGTAATAGTTGCAAGTGATGAGATGTACGAGAAACTTATCTATGACGGTGAGTTCACATCTGCTGCATCTGTAAGTGATGATATGTATCAAAGAACTGTTACCATAAATGGTCTAAGTAAATCAGTTGCTATGACTGGATGGAGATTTGGTTATATGGCAGCTCATGACACTGAACTGATACAAGCTACTAAAAAGCTACAAAGTCAAAGTACTTCAAATATCAACTCTATTACTCAAAAAGCTGCAATCGTTGCTCTAAACGGAGATGCAGATGCTGATATAGAAATGATGAGAAGAGCATTTGCGCAACGTCGTGATGAGGCTGTTAAACTAATTAATGCAATCGATGGATTAAGTGTTTTCAAACCTAATGGTGCATTTTACCTTTTTGTAAATATAAAAGAATTAAGCAATGATTCAATGGAGTTTTGTAAAGAGTTGCTAGCTAAAAAAGGTATAGCTGTAGTTCCTGGCGTTGGTTTTGGAAGTGAAGGTTATTTCAGATTTAGTTTTGCAACAAATATTGAGAGTAT
- the speA gene encoding biosynthetic arginine decarboxylase, which yields MNNFGLDIWANNNFIIEDGQIKLNYKCMPSILQIVEEIRSDNVKGPILLRFPHLIKRQIKTLYSYFDKAIQHNNYQGSFNAVFPLKVNQFPHAVEAITSQGATYNYGLEAGSKAELILAMSKTPNGANITVNGFKDKEMITLGFIAAQSGHNITLTIEGLGELETIIEVAKECDLKIPNIGIRIRLHSAGSGIWAKSGGMDAKFGLTSTEIIEAVNQLKEAKLLDCLSMIHFHIGSQMSDIAPLKKALREAGNIYAELRKMGASKLNSINIGGGLAVEYDQHTHSKSRNYSIDEFSSSVVFLLGEIMNAKNVKHPDIFTESGRFIVASHAVLITPVLELFTQDYQEKLLNFKTVNPPLIEELVELNKLLNNTNCIEYLHDALDHMESLLTLFDLGYIDLQDRSNAEILVHNIIKRALYLKSANPTDELEQLQVKLQERYLINASIFQSLPDYWGLNQHFPVMPLHHLNTQPLRAASLWDITCDSDGEIGFNPDKPLYLHDVNLDEEDYFLGFFNVGAYQETLGMNHNLFTHPSEYTVYINDTDYKITNKVESKSILDILESLGYNKNIVSDKLKNDLLASKFITEKEKNDTLAKLELYLDQNGYLRTTN from the coding sequence ATGAATAATTTCGGTCTTGACATTTGGGCAAACAATAACTTTATAATTGAAGATGGGCAAATTAAATTAAACTATAAATGTATGCCATCAATATTACAAATAGTTGAAGAGATTCGTTCTGATAATGTAAAGGGGCCTATTTTGCTAAGGTTTCCTCATCTAATAAAAAGACAGATTAAAACTCTTTACTCGTATTTTGACAAAGCTATACAACACAACAACTATCAAGGTAGTTTCAATGCTGTATTCCCACTCAAAGTAAACCAATTTCCTCATGCGGTAGAAGCTATAACATCACAAGGTGCTACATACAACTATGGATTAGAAGCAGGAAGCAAAGCTGAACTTATCTTAGCAATGAGTAAAACTCCAAATGGGGCCAATATAACAGTAAATGGATTTAAAGACAAAGAAATGATTACTCTTGGTTTTATTGCGGCTCAAAGTGGACATAATATTACACTCACAATTGAAGGACTTGGTGAACTTGAAACCATAATAGAAGTAGCAAAAGAGTGTGATTTAAAAATACCAAATATAGGTATCAGAATAAGACTACATAGTGCTGGAAGTGGAATCTGGGCAAAAAGTGGTGGTATGGATGCTAAATTTGGACTAACTTCAACAGAAATCATAGAGGCTGTTAATCAACTTAAAGAGGCGAAACTATTAGATTGTTTGAGTATGATACACTTTCATATAGGGTCTCAAATGTCAGATATTGCGCCTCTTAAAAAAGCGCTTAGAGAAGCCGGCAATATTTACGCAGAACTTAGAAAAATGGGTGCTTCAAAACTAAATAGCATCAACATTGGTGGTGGTTTAGCAGTAGAATATGACCAACATACTCACTCAAAGTCTCGTAATTACTCTATAGATGAGTTTTCAAGCAGCGTTGTATTTTTACTTGGTGAGATTATGAATGCAAAAAATGTTAAACATCCAGATATATTTACAGAATCTGGAAGATTTATAGTAGCTTCACATGCAGTATTAATCACCCCTGTATTGGAACTATTCACACAAGATTATCAAGAAAAACTACTTAACTTTAAAACAGTTAATCCCCCTCTAATAGAAGAACTTGTAGAGTTAAATAAACTTTTAAACAATACAAACTGTATAGAATATCTGCATGATGCACTTGACCATATGGAATCACTGTTAACACTATTTGATTTAGGTTACATAGACCTGCAAGACCGTTCAAACGCCGAAATTTTAGTTCATAATATTATAAAAAGAGCTTTATATTTAAAGTCGGCAAATCCAACAGATGAGCTTGAACAATTACAAGTAAAACTACAAGAACGCTACCTTATAAATGCTTCTATTTTTCAAAGTTTACCTGACTATTGGGGACTTAATCAGCATTTTCCAGTTATGCCATTACACCACTTAAATACACAACCACTTAGAGCTGCATCTCTATGGGACATTACATGTGACAGTGATGGAGAGATAGGTTTTAATCCAGATAAACCTCTATACCTGCATGATGTGAACTTGGATGAAGAGGATTACTTTTTAGGATTTTTCAATGTTGGTGCATATCAAGAAACATTAGGAATGAATCATAATCTATTTACTCATCCAAGTGAATATACAGTTTACATCAATGATACAGATTATAAAATAACCAACAAAGTTGAATCAAAAAGTATATTGGATATTCTAGAATCACTGGGCTATAACAAAAATATAGTCTCTGATAAACTTAAAAATGATTTATTAGCTTCCAAGTTTATTACAGAAAAAGAAAAAAATGATACACTAGCCAAATTAGAACTATATTTAGATCAAAATGGTTATTTAAGAACAACAAATTAA